The Pecten maximus chromosome 14, xPecMax1.1, whole genome shotgun sequence genome includes a region encoding these proteins:
- the LOC117341925 gene encoding monocarboxylate transporter 13-like produces MENPDGSWAWVVVIAASCIRIIVYGNSYTSGIVYYVILDVFGKSRAETSWIASVITAATFATCPISGVLVNQFGMRKVAFVGGIVASFGLMASSFATNLPGLTLCYGVITGVGCGLTFIPGSVAVARYFTKRRNIAMGVAGAGSGIGSFAFPPIINYLTEIYSWRGMFMILSGISLNMCVFALLYRPVTSPNDRNEEETEQIQTITEKKESQRKKNVWSFLKLVDFYVLALNNILYQLGSTIIYGHLGTYVIHQLHFDRVYASMLYSIIGITVMLSKLVQGFVIQNPRWKIFRPYQQYMLWYTVGGVSTMIFLLIDMGYAGLVVYALLFGVSYGSSGGSIIPAILIDLSGVDQFTLTYGIILFTQSIGILFGPFIAGLLFDTLRAYDAAFVLAGVLMILSAGIMIFPCRNYKATDTKTDVTFVVTEDRTSDDVETAMNDVNGQDMMIDEVYDPVKFTLTKRVGVVSEAETGEVEKWIESTET; encoded by the exons ATGGAGAATCCGGATGGATCTTGGGCTTGGGTTGTTGTTATAGCTGCATCATGTATCCGGATCATCGTGTACGGTAACTCGTACACTTCCGGTATTGTGTACTACGTCATACTGGATGTATTTGGGAAGAGTAGGGCTGAAACGTCATGGATTGCGTCCGTGATCACAGCAGCTACGTTCGCAACAT GTCCTATATCCGGTGTATTGGTGAATCAGTTTGGCATGAGGAAGGTGGCGTTTGTCGGCGGAATTGTGGCATCTTTTGGCCTTATGGCGAGTTCCTTTGCTACTAATCTTCCTGGTCTGACCTTGTGTTACGGCGTCATCACAG GAGTGGGGTGCGGACTCACATTTATACCAGGTAGTGTTGCTGTCGCGAGATATTTCACAAAGCGGAGGAATATCGCAATGGGTGTCGCAGGAGCGGGAAGTGGGATCGGATCATTTGCGTTTCCGCCAATCATCAACTACTTGACAGAAATATATTCTTGGCGCGGAATGTTTATGATTTTGTCTGGGATATCCTTGAACATGTGTGTTTTTGCGTTACTTTACCGCCCTGTGACTTCGCCAAATGACAGGAACGAAGAGGAAACGGAACAGATTCAGACAATCACGGAAAAGAAAGAATCgcaaagaaagaaaaatgtatggtcatttttaaaattagttgatttctatgTTCTTGCTctaaataatatattgtatcagTTGGGATCCACCATAATATATGGACATTTAGGAACATATGTAATTCACCAGCTCCATTTTGATAGAGTCTACGCCTCTATGTTGTATTCTATAATTGGAATAACGGTGATGTTATCCAAACTTGTCCAGGGATTCGTtatccaaaatccaagatggaagATATTCCGACCCTATCAGCAGTATATGTTGTGGTACACAGTTGGAGGCGTATCCACCATGATCTTCCTCCTCATAGATATGGGGTATGCTGGATTGGTGGTGTATGCTCTGTTATTTGGGGTCAGCTATGGCTCATCTGGAGGTTCTATTATACCAGCCATTTTGATAGACCTGTCTGGAGTTGACCAGTTCACGTTGACGTATGGAATAATTCTATTTACTCAGTCCATTGGAATCCTCTTTGGGCCCTTTATAGCAG GTTTACTGTTTGATACGTTGAGGGCGTATGACGCCGCGTTCGTTTTGGCGGGAGTGTTGATGATACTCAGTGCCGGTATAATGATATTTCCCTGTCGGAACTACAAAGCGACAGACACAAAGACAGACGTCACTTTCGTTGTCACAGAGGATCGGACGTCAGATGATGTCGAGACTGCCATGAACGATGTTAACGGACAGGATATGATGATTGATGAAGTTTACGATCCAGTCAAATTCACGTTAACAAAACGAGTTGGTGTTGTATCCGAAGCGGAAACAGGGGAGGTCGAAAAATGGATCGAATCGACAGAGACATGA